Proteins co-encoded in one Euleptes europaea isolate rEulEur1 chromosome 1, rEulEur1.hap1, whole genome shotgun sequence genomic window:
- the NEUROD4 gene encoding neurogenic differentiation factor 4, with the protein MTKPYAKTKEMAELMSSQPWIDDALSSQDEMKEEDGRQPSYSILAGINDDHDSIEEEEEEEDGGKPKRRGPKKKKMTKARLERFRARRVKANARERTRMHGLNDALDNLRRVMPCYSKTQKLSKIETLRLARNYIWALSEVLESGQTAEGKGFVDMLCKGLSQPTSNLVAGCLQLGPPSLFMEKAEEKNSTSDSAVPSHGFAYQSPGLPSPPYGNMETHLVHLKPPTFKSLVDPSFGNHHQDCTSPPYEGALTPPLSISGNFSLKQDGSPDLEKSYSFMSHYPSVSLGGSHGHASHFSATMPRYDIPIDMTYDSYPHHVVGAQLNAIFSE; encoded by the coding sequence ATGACCAAGCCCTACGCCAAAACCAAAGAGATGGCCGAGCTCATGTCTTCTCAGCCATGGATAGACGACGCCCTGAGCTCCCAGGATGAGATGAAAGAGGAAGACGGCCGACAGCCTTCCTATAGTATACTTGCAGGCATCAACGACGATCACGACAGCatcgaggaagaagaagaggaagaagatggtgggaagccaaagagaagggggccaaagaagaagaagatgaccaAGGCCAGGCTAGAGCGGTTCAGAGCCCGGAGGGTCAAGGCCAACGCTCGGGAGCGAACACGAATGCACGGGCTCAATGACGCTCTGGATAACCTCCGGCGGGTGATGCCCTGCTACTCCAAAACCCAGAAGCTGTCCAAAATTGAGACCTTGAGACTAGCCAGGAACTATATATGGGCTTTGTCAGAGGTCCTGGAAAGTGGACAAACAGCAGAAGGGAAAGGTTTCGTTGACATGCTCTGTAAAGGTTTGTCCCAACCAACCAGCAACCTGGTGGCGGGCTGCCTGCAGCTGGGGCCTCCGTCTTTGTTCATGGAGAAAGCTGAGGAAAAAAACTCCACCTCCGACTCGGCCGTGCCCAGCCACGGTTTCGCCTACCAGTCTccagggctgcccagccccccctATGGAAACATGGAGACACATCTGGTACATCTGAAGCCCCCCACGTTCAAAAGCCTGGTGGATCCTTCTTTCGGCAACCATCACCAAGACTGCACATCTCCTCCCTATGAGGGTGCCCTGACACCGCCCCTAAGCATCAGCGGGAACTTTTCCCTAAAGCAAGATGGGTCTCCGGACCTGGAAAAATCCTACAGCTTCATGTCCCACTACCCATCTGTCAGCCTGGGTGGTTCTCACGGGCATGCCTCTCATTTCTCAGCCACAATGCCCAGGTATGACATCCCCATAGATATGACTTATGACTCTTATCCACACCACGTGGTTGGGGCCCAGCTCAATGCAATCTTCAGTGAATAA